One part of the Spartobacteria bacterium genome encodes these proteins:
- a CDS encoding DUF1016 domain-containing protein, whose product MNNKPVPLTNPPDGYADWLMELKSRIHCAQQRATLAVNRELLQLYWQIGRDILDRQKKQGWGAKVIDRLAHDLRKAFPEMKGFSPRNLKYMRAFAEAWPDSVFVQEVLAQLPWYHHIALLDKLKKQEERLAYAHKAIENNWSRNVLVMQIETRFWERSGKALTNFEQRLPKPQSDLARESLKDPYRFDFLGLTDEAQEREIENALVSHVTQFLLELGAGFAFVGRQVLLDVDGEEFFLDLLFYHLKLRCYVVIELKAGKFKPEHLGKLGFYLTAVDRQIKHEQDAPTIGLLLCKSKNKVVAEYALHDNIRPLGVAEYQLVESLPELLQSSLPTIEQIEKELEVETGLDDESGVEESDDHEQ is encoded by the coding sequence ATGAATAATAAGCCAGTACCTTTGACGAACCCGCCGGACGGATATGCCGACTGGTTGATGGAGTTGAAAAGCCGCATTCATTGCGCACAGCAGCGGGCCACACTGGCGGTTAACCGGGAGCTTTTGCAGCTTTACTGGCAAATCGGGCGTGACATTCTGGATCGGCAGAAAAAGCAGGGATGGGGGGCGAAGGTGATTGACCGGCTGGCGCACGATTTGCGCAAGGCGTTTCCCGAAATGAAGGGATTTTCCCCTCGGAATTTGAAATATATGCGGGCATTTGCGGAGGCCTGGCCGGATAGTGTATTTGTGCAAGAGGTGCTTGCACAATTGCCGTGGTATCACCATATAGCCTTGCTTGATAAGCTAAAAAAACAGGAAGAGCGTCTTGCGTATGCGCATAAGGCCATTGAAAACAACTGGTCGCGTAATGTGCTGGTGATGCAGATCGAAACACGGTTTTGGGAACGGTCGGGGAAAGCGTTGACCAATTTTGAGCAGCGCCTTCCCAAACCGCAGTCGGATTTGGCCCGGGAATCCCTGAAAGACCCGTATCGTTTTGATTTTCTGGGTTTGACCGATGAGGCGCAGGAGCGGGAAATTGAGAATGCGTTGGTCAGCCATGTGACGCAGTTTCTGCTGGAACTGGGTGCGGGATTTGCCTTTGTGGGGCGTCAGGTGCTGCTGGATGTGGATGGCGAAGAGTTCTTTCTTGATCTGCTTTTTTATCATCTCAAGCTGCGCTGTTATGTGGTGATTGAACTCAAAGCGGGCAAATTCAAGCCGGAACATCTGGGCAAGCTGGGCTTTTATCTCACGGCTGTTGACAGGCAGATCAAGCATGAGCAGGATGCGCCGACCATCGGCCTGTTGCTGTGCAAAAGCAAGAACAAGGTGGTGGCGGAGTACGCTTTGCATGATAATATCCGGCCTCTCGGCGTGGCTGAATACCAGTTGGTGGAATCGCTGCCAGAGTTATTGCAGTCCAGTTTGCCGACGATTGAGCAGATTGAAAAAGAACTGGAAGTTGAAACCGGACTGGATGATGAATCCGGCGTTGAGGAGAGCGACGACCATGAGCAGTAA